One Setaria viridis chromosome 3, Setaria_viridis_v4.0, whole genome shotgun sequence DNA window includes the following coding sequences:
- the LOC117850211 gene encoding uncharacterized protein encodes MILLKNRMRESMGVLLLLLAASLLNNGQPTAHAVSTSPPSAAAEIAADEQALLSFRALITNDPHGVLASWIAGNGSTAGGNMTTAGACSWRGVGCHSSRYPGRVTSLELRSSNLSGTVSPFLSNLTVLSTLNLSHNSFSGNIPEELGFLPRLLYLDLRHNSLQGMIPGSLARASKLRILQLEYNSLVGKIPANLSNLQDLEVLDVGSNQLSGEIPPLLGSLSKLTYLGLYLNNLSGGVPASLGNLSSLVDLFADTNKLSGQIPDSLGRLMKLKSLDLAYNQLSGSIPASLFNISSVSTFELSGNNALSGVLPFDIGVTLQNLQNLILNDCQLSGQIPRSIGNASRLRYIQLDDNELEGTVPLEVGNLKDLEVLTLGNNQLEDKWGSDWELIGSLSNCSKLFSLSLDSNSFQGVFPPSIVNLSNTMQKLHLAHNEFRGAISSDIWKLSDLDTLSLRGNFLSGSIPPRIGELNNLGALDLSQNNISGEIPPTLGNLTGLSMLYLFQNNLQGSIPTNLGNLQNIASLVLSFNQLKGTIPVEVISLSSLTSYLGLSYNFLSGPIPSEVGKLTNLVLLDLSVNKLSGDIPPTLGKCVELVQLQLNDNLLQGVIPQSLSRLQGIQKLNFAGNNLSGSVWGFFSDWPNLTYLNLSHNNFEGPVPVKGVFSNASAFFIDGNKVCGGIPSLNLPQCPVKESGVEKKRPRRVVLISIVAGAFSLLLVILISGLLLFIMRRRQRVPNVPFMEDQHWQVSFEEIQKATDQFSPSNLIGTGSFGSVYRGILSPGAQQVAIKVIDLQQHGAENSFLAECRVLRSIRHRNLVKVITACSSINHQGNDFKALVYEFMPNGDLDKWLHQGLATQDNVPKTKRRLTMSQRVNIALEVAQALDYLHNHGQVPIVHCDLKPSNVLLDNEMVAHVADFGLARFIRKTASNSIEEISTSIGIKGTIGYIPPEYGMDGNVSIQGDVYSYGVLLLELFTGKRPTDGSFQGGQTLQSYVASCYPDNIKAIVDPALLPLDNGFVGKGDNCCDDIDAEKLQEFMVSIFRIGLQCSQESSRARMHIRSAIRELEAVQDAMLND; translated from the exons ATGATATTGCTGAAGAATCGGATGCGAGAATCCATGGGCGTGCTACTGCTACTCCTTGCTGCTTCCCTGCTGAACAATGGCCAACCCACCGCACATGCCGTTTCCACCTCACCTCCatcagcggcggcggagataGCCGCCGATGAGCAGGCTCTGCTCTCCTTCAGGGCCCTCATTACCAATGATCCTCACGGGGTTCTTGCCTCATGGATCGCCGGCAATGGGAGCACTGCTGGTGGCAACATGACCACCGCCGGCGCTTGCAGCTGGAGAGGCGTGGGGTGCCACTCGAGCCGGTACCCTGGACGTGTCACCTCCCTGGAGCTGAGGTCCTCCAACCTGTCCGGTACCGTCTCCCCCTTCCTCTCTAACCTGACAGTCCTCAGCACGCTCAACCTCTCCCACAATTCCTTCTCTGGCAACATCCCGGAGGAGCTCGGTTTCCTGCCTCGCCTCTTGTACCTGGACCTTCGGCACAACTCCTTGCAAGGCATGATCCCAGGTTCCCTTGCTCGTGCCTCCAAGCTCCGGATATTACAGCTGGAGTACAACAGCCTCGTGGGGAAGATCCCGGCCAACCTGAGCAACCTGCAGGATCTGGAGGTCTTGGATGTCGGCTCAAACCAGCTGTCCGGTGAAATTCCACCGTTGCTCGGTTCACTATCGAAGCTCACATACCTGGGGTTGTACCTGAACAATTTATCAGGAGGCGTTCCAGCATCTCTTGGTAATCTTTCATCCCTTGTGGATTTGTTTGCGGACACTAACAAACTCAGTGGCCAAATACCAGACTCCTTGGGACGGTTGATGAAGCTCAAGTCTCTTGATTTAGCTTACAACCAGCTTAGTGGCTCAATCCCAGCAAGCTTGTTTAACATCTCATCAGTTTCTACGTTTGAATTGTCCGGCAACAATGCCCTTTCAGGCGTTCTCCCTTTTGATATTGGTGTCACTCTGCAAAACCTCCAAAATCTGATCCTCAATGACTGCCAGTTGAGTGGTCAAATTCCCCGCTCCATAGGAAATGCGTCGCGGCTCAGGTATATACAGCTTGATGACAATGAGCTTGAAGGAACTGTGCCATTGGAAGTAGGCAATCTGAAGGATCTTGAGGTGTTAACACTGGGAAACAATCAACTGGAGGATAAGTGGGGAAGTGATTGGGAGCTGATTGGGTCGCTCTCAAACTGTAGCAAGCTTTTTTCTCTGTCTCTTGATTCTAACAGTTTCCAAGGCGTGTTCCCGCCTTCTATCGTGAATCTCTCCAACACGATGCAAAAGCTTCATCTAGCACACAACGAATTCCGTGGAGCAATTTCTTCAGACATTTGGAAACTTTCGGATCTCGATACACTTAGTCTCAGAGGTAACTTCCTCAGTGGTAGCATACCACCAAGAATTGGGGAGCTTAACAACTTAGGAGCTTTAGACTTGTCCCAGAACAACATTTCTGGGGAAATTCCTCCTACACTGGGTAACCTAACAGGCCTTTCCATGCTTTACCTCTTTCAAAACAACTTACAGGGATCCATACCCACAAACTTAGGGAACTTGCAAAACATTGCTAGTTTAGTCTTGTCATTTAACCAGCTTAAAGGCACCATACCGGTTGAAGTCATTAGCCTCTCCTCTTTAACCAGTTATCTTGGTCTTTCGTACAACTTTCTCTCTGGTCCAATCCCATCAGAGGTAGGCAAATTGACGAACCTTGTATTACTGGACCTGTCAGTAAATAAACTGTCTGGAGATATTCCCCCGACACTAGGCAAGTGCGTCGAGCTAGTACAACTTCAACTGAATGACAACCTTCTTCAAGGTGTCATTCCACAGTCCTTGAGTAGATTGCAAGGAATACAAAAACTAAACTTTGCTGGCAACAACTTATCTGGCTCCGTTTGGGGTTTTTTTAGTGATTGGCCAAACCTGACGTATCTGAATCTATCGCACAATAATTTTGAAGGCCCCGTTCCAGTAAAAGGTGTCTTCAGTAATGCAAGTGCATTCTTCATAGATGGTAATAAGGTCTGTGGGGGTATTCCAAGTTTAAATCTGCCTCAATGCCCCGTGAAGGAATCTGGTGTGGAGAAGAAGAGACCAAGGAGAGTGGTGCTTATAAGTATTGTTGCTGGTGCTTTTTCTTTGCTTCTCGTTATTCTCATATCCGGTCTTCTCTTATTCAtcatgcggcggcggcaaaggGTCCCTAATGTTCCGTTCATGGAGGATCAACATTGGCAGGTCTCATTTGAGGAGATACAAAAAGCTACGGATCAGTTCTCCCCTAGTAATCTCATAGGCACAGGAAGCTTTGGGTCAGTTTATAGAGGAATTCTGAGCCCAGGTGCACAGCAGGTTGCAATCAAGGTCATTGATCTTCAGCAACATGGAGCTGAGAACAGTTTCTTGGCTGAGTGCCGTGTCCTAAGAAGCATTCGGCATCGGAATCTTGTCAAGGTCATCACTGCATGCTCGAGCATCAACCACCAGGGGAACGATTTCAAAGCATTGGTCTATGAGTTCATGCCCAATGGGGACCTTGACAAGTGGCTGCACCAGGGTCTTGCAACACAAGACAATGTACCTAAAACCAAGAGGAGGCTGACCATGTCTCAGAGAGTGAACATTGCGCTCGAGGTAGCTCAGGCTCTTGACTACCTGCACAACCATGGTCAGGTGCCCATTGTCCACTGTGATCTGAAACCGAGCAATGTTCTTCTTGACAATGAAATGGTTGCACATGTGGCGGACTTTGGGCTGGCACGGTTCATTCGCAAGACTGCGAGCAACTCAATAGAAGAAATCAGTACTTCAATCGGAATCAAGGGTACCATTGGATACATCCCTCCAG AGTATGGAATGGATGGCAATGTTTCCATCCAAGGCGATGTATACAGCTACGGGGTTCTTCTGCTCGAGTTGTTCACCGGAAAGCGACCTACAGATGGTTCGTTCCAGGGAGGGCAAACTCTCCAAAGCTATGTTGCATCATGCTATCCTGACAATATAAAGGCGATAGTCGACCCAGCTCTACTGCCTTTGGACAACGGATTTGTGGGCAAAGGGGACAATTGTTGCGATGATATTGATGCTGAGAAGCTGCAAGAGTTCATGGTGTCGATCTTCCGAATCGGTTTGCAATGCTCCCAGGAATCCTCCAGAGCAAGAATGCATATCAGGAGTGCCATCAGAGAACTTGAGGCAGTCCAGGATGCAATGCTGAACGACTGA
- the LOC117850214 gene encoding uncharacterized protein: MPDFPNPGGKTLLRDSTVSGRRRRLPTSRRPRVIRNLRGRRLVARWRRSCRMPLGLVLGSLGRAMRRKRLSSLDILSSKRAPRDYYKGKNCKPTGFHTRKGGYVIVDEKLPRFVVPDLTDFKLKPYVSQSARDLTASTASSTSAETTENKS; the protein is encoded by the exons ATGCCTGACTTCCCCAATCCCGGCGGCAAAACCCTACTACGCGACAGCAccgtctccggccgccgccgccgcctcccgacgTCGCGCCGCCCTCGCGTGATCCG GAACCTGCGTGGTAGGCGGTTGGTTGCTCGCTGGAGGCGGTCTTGCAGGATGCCGCTGGGGCTGGTGCTGGGCTCGCTGGGGCGGGCGATGCGGCGGAAGCGGTTGTCTTCGCTCGACATCCTCTCCTCCAAGCGGGCGCCAAGGGATTACTACAAGGGCAAGAACTGCAAGCCCACCGGGTTCCACACACGCAAAG GTGGATATGTTATTGTTGATGAAAAGTTGCCAAGATTTGTGGTCCCTGACTTGACTGATTTCAAG CTGAAGCCATACGTGTCACAAAGCGCCAGGGACCTCACAGCATCCACCGCATCCTCTACTTCAGCAGAAACTACTGAAAACAAGAGCTGA